A genome region from Schlesneria paludicola DSM 18645 includes the following:
- a CDS encoding Gfo/Idh/MocA family protein — translation MMNQSTRRQFLQFGAAATASLSLPIGTRSTFADQAVKSPNERWRVGAIGMRYQGSVITRQAQAFGDINLICDVDRHVLEQARASFNSSAKIVEDYHDLISSKDIDVVLIGAPDHWHAKMAIDACRAGKDVYLEKPISLTIEEGRAISRVAAETGRVVQVGTWQRHDQRFRLAAEMIRAGRLGKVTKATIVLGKNLQGGPFAQVPIPKQLNWDRWLGQAPMTPYIPERCHYTFRFWYDYAGGEMTDTGAHHVDIAMWALGLDNTGPTQIIPQGKLPNVVDGYNVAKDFSVQMKFANGVEFAILDTGRNGILFEGELGRIFVNRGIISGTPVDELKSNPLPRESFQVYAHDNLSRPERAGKYDALINHMGNFYDCVQSRKTPISSVESQHRVATTCHLGNLALRLGRTLNWNPDTERFINDAEADTYLRREQRKGYEVV, via the coding sequence ATGATGAATCAATCCACGCGCCGACAGTTTCTGCAGTTCGGTGCCGCCGCCACTGCATCGCTGTCATTGCCCATCGGCACTCGTTCGACATTCGCCGATCAAGCCGTGAAATCTCCAAACGAACGCTGGCGAGTCGGCGCGATCGGCATGCGTTATCAAGGTTCGGTCATCACACGTCAGGCTCAAGCATTTGGCGACATCAACTTAATCTGTGATGTCGACCGACATGTGCTGGAACAGGCGCGAGCCAGCTTTAACAGCAGCGCGAAGATCGTCGAAGACTATCACGACCTGATTTCCAGCAAGGACATCGATGTCGTCCTGATCGGCGCGCCCGATCACTGGCACGCCAAGATGGCGATTGATGCCTGTCGCGCGGGCAAAGACGTCTATCTCGAAAAACCGATCAGTCTGACGATCGAGGAAGGACGCGCGATCAGCCGTGTCGCGGCTGAAACGGGTCGCGTCGTTCAAGTCGGAACCTGGCAACGACATGATCAGCGATTTCGTCTCGCCGCCGAAATGATCAGAGCAGGGCGACTGGGCAAAGTCACCAAGGCCACGATCGTGCTGGGGAAAAACTTGCAGGGCGGCCCGTTCGCGCAGGTCCCCATACCAAAACAACTCAATTGGGATCGTTGGCTCGGCCAGGCTCCCATGACGCCCTACATCCCCGAACGCTGCCACTACACGTTTCGCTTCTGGTACGACTACGCGGGCGGTGAAATGACAGACACCGGCGCGCATCACGTCGATATCGCCATGTGGGCGCTGGGTCTCGATAATACGGGTCCCACTCAGATCATCCCGCAGGGAAAATTGCCGAATGTCGTTGATGGCTATAACGTCGCCAAAGACTTCAGCGTCCAAATGAAATTCGCCAACGGTGTCGAGTTCGCAATCCTCGACACTGGCCGAAACGGAATTCTGTTCGAAGGTGAACTCGGCCGGATTTTCGTCAACCGGGGAATCATCTCGGGAACGCCCGTCGACGAACTCAAGTCCAATCCGCTGCCGCGCGAATCGTTTCAAGTTTACGCACACGACAACCTCAGCCGGCCTGAACGAGCTGGAAAATACGACGCGCTCATCAATCACATGGGCAACTTCTACGACTGTGTCCAGTCGCGAAAGACCCCGATCTCGTCCGTCGAAAGCCAGCACCGCGTCGCGACAACATGCCACCTGGGCAATCTCGCCCTCCGTCTCGGTCGCACCCTGAATTGGAACCCGGACACCGAGCGATTCATCAATGACGCCGAAGCAGACACTTACCTGCGGCGCGAGCAACGAAAAGGCTACGAAGTCGTTTGA
- a CDS encoding ComEC/Rec2 family competence protein produces the protein MNLFKFAVCVAFLTTSALVAHEKDGRLDIYYIDVEGGAATLIVTPSAESLLIDSGTFDTAGRDLGRIVDVIQNVAKLDHLDHALVTHWHSDHFGNHAPLAAKIKIHNFWDRGIPEMLEEDAKFAEHVEPYRAASQNRSKTVKAGDLLPFKSGPTALRAQVITASGEVIPNAGETNPFAAEHQPQPEDTSDNAKSVSLLLTFGRFKYLTCGDLTWNTEAKLMTPKNPLGKVDLIMATHHGLNVSNNPVMILAVDPRVCVTCNGPTKGAAATTIATLKRGKSLQAMYQLHRNIGLADSEQAPPENIANAATTANCKGVWIKASVAKDGNSYTVQVGPEGSPRTFETR, from the coding sequence ATGAATCTTTTCAAGTTTGCCGTCTGCGTCGCATTTCTGACGACCTCTGCTCTCGTTGCGCACGAGAAGGATGGGCGACTCGATATTTACTACATCGATGTCGAAGGTGGTGCGGCGACATTGATTGTGACGCCCAGTGCAGAATCGCTGCTGATTGATTCCGGCACCTTTGATACGGCCGGACGCGATCTGGGACGCATCGTGGACGTGATCCAAAATGTGGCGAAGCTCGATCATCTCGATCATGCTTTAGTGACGCACTGGCATTCTGATCACTTCGGCAATCATGCACCTCTGGCCGCCAAGATCAAAATCCACAACTTCTGGGACCGCGGAATCCCCGAAATGTTGGAAGAAGATGCCAAGTTCGCCGAGCATGTCGAACCGTATCGTGCTGCCAGCCAGAATCGATCCAAAACGGTCAAAGCGGGTGATTTATTGCCGTTCAAGTCCGGACCGACAGCATTGCGTGCGCAAGTGATTACGGCGAGCGGCGAAGTCATACCGAACGCGGGCGAGACGAATCCGTTTGCGGCCGAGCATCAGCCGCAACCCGAGGATACGTCGGACAACGCGAAGAGTGTCAGTTTGTTGCTGACCTTTGGTCGATTCAAGTACTTGACCTGCGGTGATTTGACCTGGAACACCGAAGCGAAGCTGATGACGCCCAAGAACCCCTTGGGGAAAGTTGACTTGATCATGGCGACCCACCATGGACTGAATGTCAGCAATAATCCGGTAATGATTCTGGCAGTTGATCCCCGAGTGTGTGTGACCTGTAATGGTCCGACGAAAGGGGCTGCAGCGACGACGATCGCGACGCTGAAACGGGGCAAGTCGCTTCAGGCGATGTACCAACTGCACCGCAATATTGGGCTGGCCGATAGCGAGCAGGCTCCGCCCGAGAATATTGCGAATGCGGCAACGACCGCGAATTGCAAAGGGGTCTGGATCAAGGCCTCCGTGGCGAAGGATGGCAACAGTTACACCGTTCAGGTTGGGCCAGAAGGTTCGCCTCGCACATTTGAGACGCGGTGA
- a CDS encoding S1/P1 nuclease: protein MRRFLLVFTVFLSAFPASSLFAWNDLGHMTVARIAYDRLSDDERTAIVGMLRHHPHLRELLLKDKPGNASDVEWIFLRAATWPDHVRPPRVATREPVSVHPIYKFHHANWHYVNFEYRAGQQESGLPARPLPHSPQGAHPADYTNIIEQLDHSYLIVREAERERSQPEMNLNPAEDRAVRLCWLFHLMGDIHQPLHVVTLVDERIPSLQHGDEGGNKLAVRLNHATAPRKLHSVWDDALGTHPQFNKVVQWSEVLSRDPKLAPNRLPEYQNHRLAWEFAEESYQAAKEVVYQNGRLHYALWSRVESHDLDEADVPVLSQQAVDQLHRVAERRILLAGYRLADRLKFIVSRSSNQNRAPIDISSPVRGNSPTLRTVR from the coding sequence ATGCGACGCTTTCTGTTGGTTTTTACCGTGTTTCTAAGTGCGTTTCCGGCGAGCAGTTTGTTTGCCTGGAATGACTTGGGGCACATGACGGTGGCTCGAATCGCCTATGATCGATTGTCGGATGACGAACGTACGGCGATTGTCGGGATGCTGCGTCATCACCCTCATCTGCGTGAACTGTTGCTGAAGGATAAGCCGGGCAACGCGTCAGACGTCGAGTGGATCTTTTTACGTGCTGCCACATGGCCCGACCACGTTCGGCCGCCTCGTGTCGCGACGCGTGAACCGGTATCGGTCCATCCGATTTACAAGTTTCACCATGCGAACTGGCACTATGTCAATTTTGAGTATCGGGCCGGCCAGCAGGAATCGGGGTTACCCGCGCGGCCACTGCCGCATTCGCCACAAGGGGCGCATCCCGCGGATTACACGAACATCATCGAACAGCTCGATCATTCCTACCTGATTGTGCGAGAAGCCGAGCGGGAACGGTCACAGCCGGAAATGAATCTTAATCCGGCCGAAGATCGTGCGGTTCGGTTGTGCTGGCTATTTCATTTGATGGGTGACATTCACCAGCCGCTGCATGTCGTGACGCTGGTTGATGAGCGAATTCCCTCACTTCAGCACGGCGATGAAGGCGGGAACAAACTGGCAGTACGCCTGAATCATGCGACTGCACCGCGGAAGCTGCATTCCGTGTGGGACGATGCCCTGGGGACGCATCCACAGTTCAACAAGGTCGTGCAATGGTCGGAAGTGTTGTCTCGCGATCCGAAGCTGGCTCCTAATCGATTGCCCGAGTATCAAAATCATCGTCTGGCCTGGGAATTCGCCGAAGAGAGCTATCAGGCGGCGAAGGAGGTCGTCTATCAGAACGGTCGCCTGCATTATGCGCTGTGGTCTCGTGTGGAATCTCACGATCTGGACGAAGCGGACGTTCCGGTGCTGTCGCAGCAGGCGGTTGATCAGCTGCATCGCGTGGCGGAACGGCGAATTCTGCTCGCGGGATATCGCCTGGCCGATCGGCTGAAGTTCATCGTGTCGCGCAGCTCGAATCAAAACCGCGCGCCGATCGATATTTCGAGCCCTGTTCGAGGGAATTCGCCGACACTGCGAACTGTTCGCTGA
- a CDS encoding polysaccharide biosynthesis protein produces the protein MKYRLAAAMFVYLVLYSVSLAFAFLIRFDFEIHAEALRRFAESLPFVLLVKATVFTTCREWQRRHRYTSLNDMGSMVGTATLSSVILGGAYAAGLLENNLPRSVIIIDWLLTIFATGLLRAAVRFGIEACLIQRSRPRQLRAIVYGADTSSIAILRALQSRKSEYKVVALVDLTGNTARSLIGGVPVVSFNRGVPQIAHRFRADHLLIPSGIPGKTVRELFDVCQENELTARVIPDVNEIVAGRVKLTIRDVTISDLLRREPTHLDMASISSYITEKTVLVTGAAGSIGSECCRQIVELKPKILVLVDQSEFGMFQLEQELQSRNITDVQLVYVITDVNDQITLGRVFGEYLPDLVFHAAAYKHVPLMEQNVQAAIRNNVLGTKSVVDLADRFGVDKFVMISTDKAVRPTSIMGSTKLIGEKYLQAVATNSKTQFITVRFGNVLNSAGSVVPTFRRQILEGGPITVTHPEMTRFFMTIPEAVQLVLQAGAIGETGQVLILDMGEPMKIMDLAKDMIALSGLRYPEDIDIVFTGLRPGEKMYEELFYGNEKKAQKVHEKIFCAESEPIQARVVKMHIQELERASYGSMKEAAAAIRAVVAEYTTEEQPMEAVPLVAGPKVLVQRAA, from the coding sequence ATGAAATATCGACTCGCCGCCGCGATGTTCGTCTATCTCGTTCTGTACAGCGTTTCGCTTGCCTTTGCATTCTTGATTCGATTCGATTTTGAAATTCACGCCGAGGCTTTGCGGCGTTTCGCGGAATCTCTGCCGTTCGTGCTTCTGGTCAAAGCGACGGTCTTTACGACGTGTCGCGAGTGGCAGCGTCGCCATCGGTACACGTCGCTGAATGACATGGGTTCCATGGTTGGGACGGCGACGCTCAGTTCTGTGATTCTGGGCGGGGCGTATGCCGCGGGACTGCTCGAAAACAACCTTCCCCGTTCTGTCATCATCATTGACTGGCTGTTGACGATTTTCGCGACGGGATTGCTGCGGGCGGCGGTGCGATTCGGAATCGAAGCGTGTCTGATCCAGCGTTCGCGGCCACGCCAATTGCGTGCGATCGTCTATGGTGCCGATACCAGTTCCATCGCGATCCTGCGGGCACTGCAGTCGCGGAAGTCGGAATACAAGGTCGTTGCGCTTGTCGATCTGACGGGCAACACCGCCCGTTCGCTGATCGGCGGCGTGCCGGTGGTCTCGTTCAATCGTGGTGTGCCGCAGATTGCACATCGATTTCGTGCCGATCATCTGCTGATTCCGAGCGGTATTCCGGGCAAAACGGTGCGGGAACTGTTCGACGTCTGTCAGGAAAATGAATTGACAGCTCGTGTGATTCCCGACGTCAATGAAATCGTCGCGGGACGAGTCAAGCTGACGATTCGCGATGTCACGATTTCGGACCTGCTGCGCCGCGAGCCGACTCATTTGGATATGGCGAGCATTTCGAGCTACATCACCGAAAAGACAGTGCTGGTCACTGGGGCGGCGGGCAGTATTGGATCAGAGTGCTGTCGACAGATCGTCGAACTGAAGCCAAAGATTCTGGTGCTCGTCGATCAGTCAGAATTCGGCATGTTTCAACTCGAGCAAGAACTGCAATCTCGAAACATTACGGATGTGCAGTTAGTGTATGTGATAACCGATGTGAACGATCAGATCACTCTGGGCCGCGTTTTTGGCGAATATCTTCCGGATCTGGTGTTCCACGCGGCAGCGTACAAGCATGTCCCGCTGATGGAACAGAACGTTCAGGCCGCGATCCGTAACAATGTCTTGGGAACGAAGTCGGTTGTCGATCTCGCCGATCGGTTCGGCGTCGACAAGTTTGTGATGATTTCGACCGATAAGGCCGTTCGTCCTACGAGCATCATGGGTTCGACCAAGCTGATTGGTGAAAAGTATCTCCAGGCGGTGGCGACCAATTCGAAAACACAGTTCATCACCGTGCGGTTTGGGAATGTGTTGAATTCCGCGGGAAGCGTTGTTCCAACCTTCCGACGTCAGATTCTGGAAGGTGGTCCCATCACGGTGACTCATCCCGAAATGACGCGATTCTTCATGACAATTCCAGAAGCCGTGCAACTGGTTCTGCAAGCGGGTGCGATCGGCGAAACCGGTCAGGTGCTGATCCTCGATATGGGTGAGCCGATGAAGATCATGGATCTGGCCAAGGACATGATCGCACTGTCGGGACTGCGATATCCCGAAGACATCGATATCGTCTTCACCGGTTTGCGACCGGGCGAGAAGATGTATGAAGAGCTGTTCTACGGCAACGAGAAAAAGGCTCAGAAAGTTCACGAAAAGATCTTCTGTGCAGAGTCCGAGCCGATCCAGGCGCGTGTCGTCAAGATGCATATCCAAGAGCTGGAACGCGCATCGTACGGCAGCATGAAGGAAGCGGCGGCGGCGATTCGCGCGGTGGTCGCCGAGTACACCACTGAAGAGCAACCGATGGAAGCCGTTCCATTGGTGGCAGGTCCCAAAGTCCTGGTCCAACGCGCTGCGTGA
- a CDS encoding sugar phosphate isomerase/epimerase family protein, whose amino-acid sequence MESPISRRTFCHAIAAGASCVSLRRTTCAEDQPAGIRLSIGNYGMPHFTAEQAIRVIGDLGYDGIELSVMPTHPTSAEAITKDQRGPLHQLLAEKRLTLTSLMEHLPPSSVAAEHQTTLDRLKRAAELGRDLSPEAPPLIQTVIGGGTWEQKKDLFRDRLGDWLRVAEAEKTVIAIKPHRSGAMSKPSEAAWLLGQLGNSRWLGMAYDFSHYALRDLNVSETINDAFPSTALIVVKDVLQKEGQIEFGLPGEGHLIDHADILTSFYRRGYRGSVCCEVSVQVSRRTNYDAEAAAKSSYVFMNQLLERAGIPRRPR is encoded by the coding sequence ATGGAATCGCCTATCTCGCGACGAACATTCTGCCACGCAATCGCCGCTGGGGCGTCCTGCGTCAGCCTGCGACGAACGACGTGCGCCGAAGATCAACCGGCCGGCATCAGGCTGAGTATCGGTAACTATGGGATGCCCCATTTCACCGCCGAACAGGCGATTCGCGTCATCGGCGATTTGGGATATGACGGAATTGAACTCTCCGTCATGCCCACGCATCCCACGTCCGCCGAAGCGATCACCAAAGATCAACGCGGACCGCTCCACCAGTTACTTGCCGAAAAACGCCTGACACTCACCTCGTTAATGGAACATCTCCCACCGTCCTCCGTCGCCGCCGAACATCAAACAACCCTCGACCGGCTGAAGCGCGCTGCGGAACTGGGACGTGATCTCAGCCCAGAAGCCCCCCCTTTGATCCAAACCGTCATCGGCGGAGGAACGTGGGAACAGAAAAAGGACCTGTTTCGCGATCGCCTGGGCGACTGGTTACGTGTCGCAGAGGCCGAGAAAACCGTCATCGCCATCAAACCGCACCGCAGCGGCGCAATGTCGAAGCCTTCCGAGGCCGCCTGGCTGCTTGGTCAACTGGGCAATTCACGCTGGTTAGGGATGGCGTACGACTTCAGCCACTACGCCCTGCGCGATCTGAACGTCTCCGAGACAATCAATGACGCATTCCCATCGACCGCATTGATCGTCGTCAAAGACGTCCTTCAAAAAGAGGGACAGATTGAGTTCGGCTTGCCGGGCGAGGGCCACCTAATCGACCACGCCGATATTTTGACCTCGTTCTATCGTCGTGGCTATCGAGGCAGCGTTTGCTGTGAAGTGAGCGTTCAAGTCTCGCGTCGCACCAACTATGACGCCGAAGCGGCCGCGAAATCGTCCTACGTTTTCATGAATCAATTGCTGGAACGCGCCGGAATCCCCCGCCGACCACGTTAA
- a CDS encoding PSD1 and planctomycete cytochrome C domain-containing protein, producing MTNHDHSSPNDRARSRFLLVITLLIAPMTLVADDEIKFEKGAGAALAAKCGQCHGADRTKRKAELDLRTAESTLMGGESGPSVSPGNAKDSLLWQKIVDGEMPPPGSEPLNDAEKTAIHQWISQGAKFIPNSKSATDASAADKEFWAFRHSQRPESPSIKSAAQSITPIDRFVLSRLEARQLSFAPTAEPRQLVRRIFLDLVGLPPTPAEVTEFLNDPSPKSYETLVDRLLASPQYGERWGRQWLDVAGYADSNGYIRHDSPRPLAWRYRDYVIQSLNDDKPYDQFWIEQLAGDELVNHSTAQELSPADLNRLIATHYLRNAPDGTDNTEGNEITRVMERYAVLESQLQITMSAMFGMTIECARCHSHKFDPIPQRDYYSLQAIFYPAFNVKQWKQPKDRWIHAAGQVDIAAWRARNEQVDHQILALRSEFADWSRTHQPPGIVLFQDDFSTTSLRQSWSDTAPGDESPAGNPAIRLDDSLAPAAQIENGRLSILAAAPGDAVWLSTRQSFDWTPEQKGEWIQVTFDLVGTRGPDGRAAERIGYYLALTDHDDSRNPASGNVARGNLLIDGNPAGGASVVVDYPGLDQQSAGVIGKSGYVAGHRFGVRVTRQDGDQYLLEHLFDGQPELPAQPLKAEQLPDGGFGFELCCSRSFQVDNVSIQRSPHAGETSTEALAWTQFKATTERHQQKLTDAIAACERQRLPEPERIAWATDLSEEPPVVPLLKRGDYFQHGPNVDPGPLSVLIDPDNTMTIEPPASGTKTTGRRLAFARWATRPSSRAAALLARVEVDRIWRGHFGRGLVPTPENFGASGVRPTDPELLEWLAAEFIDNGWSRKALHRQIVLSQTYQQSSVADERAIQLDPDNLAYSRFPAHRLDAESIRDSMLAAAGVMNLKAGGPAVQPMDLGNRQIVLPEPEGPGPHEVDRRSIYIRQRRSEPLTFLKVFDQASPEPNCVGRSTATVVAQSLALLNGTFATRMGRSFAARIMNDAPTSSADHARQAFIIAFAREPDAIELARSLEFLQTQTRLRTNSDPATAAEAALADLCRMLLATNEFMQLQ from the coding sequence ATGACGAACCACGATCATTCTTCGCCGAATGATCGTGCGCGCTCTCGGTTCCTCCTGGTGATCACACTCCTCATCGCCCCGATGACACTCGTCGCCGATGACGAGATCAAGTTCGAAAAGGGCGCAGGCGCCGCACTCGCCGCGAAGTGTGGCCAATGCCATGGCGCCGACCGCACCAAACGCAAAGCAGAACTCGATCTCCGCACCGCCGAGTCCACACTGATGGGCGGCGAGTCGGGTCCGTCTGTCAGTCCCGGAAATGCCAAAGACAGTCTGCTTTGGCAAAAGATCGTCGACGGCGAGATGCCCCCACCGGGCAGCGAACCGTTGAACGATGCCGAAAAGACCGCCATTCATCAGTGGATTAGTCAGGGTGCCAAATTCATTCCCAACTCGAAATCCGCGACGGATGCCTCGGCCGCTGACAAAGAGTTTTGGGCGTTTCGGCATTCGCAACGTCCTGAATCGCCCTCGATCAAAAGCGCCGCGCAATCCATCACGCCCATTGATCGCTTCGTACTGAGCCGACTGGAAGCACGACAGCTTTCGTTCGCACCGACCGCCGAACCCCGCCAGCTTGTGCGCCGAATTTTTCTCGATCTCGTCGGACTGCCGCCAACTCCGGCAGAGGTGACCGAGTTCCTGAACGACCCCAGCCCCAAGAGCTACGAAACACTCGTCGATCGACTCCTCGCGTCGCCCCAGTACGGTGAACGATGGGGACGCCAGTGGCTCGACGTCGCGGGCTACGCCGACAGCAACGGCTACATCCGACACGACTCGCCCCGTCCGCTCGCCTGGCGGTACCGCGATTATGTCATTCAATCATTAAACGATGACAAGCCGTACGATCAGTTCTGGATCGAGCAATTGGCTGGAGACGAACTCGTCAACCACTCCACGGCTCAGGAACTCTCCCCCGCGGATCTGAATCGCCTGATCGCAACGCACTACCTTCGAAACGCACCCGACGGAACCGACAATACCGAAGGCAACGAAATCACGCGGGTCATGGAACGATATGCGGTTCTCGAATCGCAACTGCAAATCACCATGTCGGCCATGTTCGGAATGACGATCGAATGTGCCCGATGCCACAGCCACAAATTCGATCCCATTCCACAGCGTGACTATTATTCGCTGCAGGCCATCTTTTACCCGGCCTTCAACGTCAAACAGTGGAAGCAACCCAAAGACCGCTGGATCCATGCCGCCGGTCAAGTCGACATCGCCGCCTGGCGCGCCCGCAATGAACAAGTCGACCATCAGATCTTGGCACTGAGATCGGAATTCGCAGACTGGTCTCGCACCCATCAACCGCCCGGGATCGTCCTCTTCCAGGACGACTTCTCCACGACGTCGCTGCGTCAGAGCTGGAGCGATACGGCGCCCGGCGACGAGTCCCCCGCGGGCAACCCTGCTATTCGGCTCGACGATTCACTCGCACCGGCAGCCCAGATCGAGAACGGACGACTGTCGATCCTCGCCGCAGCGCCAGGTGACGCTGTCTGGCTCTCCACCAGACAGTCATTCGATTGGACGCCCGAACAAAAGGGCGAATGGATTCAGGTGACCTTCGACCTTGTCGGCACACGCGGCCCCGACGGCCGCGCCGCAGAACGCATCGGCTACTATCTCGCCCTGACCGATCATGACGACAGCCGGAATCCCGCGAGCGGCAATGTCGCGCGAGGAAATCTCCTCATCGACGGCAATCCCGCCGGTGGAGCCTCCGTCGTCGTCGACTACCCCGGCCTGGACCAACAAAGCGCGGGCGTCATCGGCAAGTCCGGATACGTCGCCGGCCATCGCTTCGGCGTTCGCGTGACACGTCAGGACGGCGACCAGTACCTGCTCGAACATTTATTCGACGGCCAGCCCGAGTTGCCCGCACAGCCACTGAAGGCGGAACAACTGCCCGATGGTGGGTTCGGTTTTGAACTCTGCTGCTCGCGCAGCTTTCAAGTCGATAACGTCTCCATCCAACGCTCGCCACACGCTGGCGAGACATCCACCGAAGCCCTCGCATGGACGCAATTCAAAGCAACAACCGAACGGCATCAGCAGAAATTGACAGACGCCATCGCAGCCTGCGAGCGACAACGACTGCCCGAACCCGAACGAATCGCCTGGGCGACTGACCTCTCCGAAGAACCGCCCGTGGTTCCGCTGCTGAAGCGTGGTGACTACTTTCAACATGGCCCCAACGTCGATCCCGGTCCGCTGTCGGTATTGATTGATCCCGACAACACCATGACAATCGAGCCACCGGCATCGGGAACCAAGACGACCGGCCGCCGATTGGCCTTCGCCCGCTGGGCGACCCGCCCCAGTTCACGTGCGGCGGCCCTCCTCGCGCGTGTCGAAGTCGATCGAATCTGGCGCGGTCACTTTGGACGAGGTCTCGTTCCCACGCCGGAAAACTTTGGCGCCAGCGGCGTGCGTCCGACCGATCCCGAACTGCTCGAATGGTTGGCCGCTGAATTCATCGACAATGGGTGGAGCCGCAAAGCCCTCCATCGCCAGATTGTCTTGTCCCAGACGTATCAGCAATCGAGCGTCGCCGATGAGCGTGCGATCCAGCTCGATCCCGACAATTTGGCCTACAGCCGTTTCCCCGCGCATCGCCTTGATGCCGAATCGATCCGCGACAGCATGCTCGCGGCGGCGGGGGTGATGAATCTCAAAGCGGGTGGCCCAGCCGTGCAGCCGATGGATCTCGGCAACCGTCAGATCGTCCTTCCAGAACCAGAAGGGCCTGGACCACATGAGGTCGACCGACGCAGCATCTACATCCGACAGCGTCGCTCCGAACCGCTGACATTTCTGAAGGTCTTCGATCAAGCGTCTCCTGAACCGAATTGTGTCGGCCGCTCAACGGCCACCGTCGTCGCCCAGTCGTTGGCCCTCTTGAACGGAACTTTCGCCACGCGCATGGGTCGCTCTTTCGCCGCACGGATCATGAACGACGCTCCGACCAGTTCCGCCGATCACGCTCGACAAGCGTTCATCATCGCGTTCGCGCGTGAGCCCGACGCAATCGAACTCGCGCGGTCTCTCGAATTCCTGCAGACCCAAACCCGCTTGCGAACCAACTCTGATCCCGCCACCGCAGCGGAAGCCGCCTTGGCCGATCTTTGCCGAATGCTGCTCGCAACCAACGAATTCATGCAACTTCAATAA
- a CDS encoding biotin--[acetyl-CoA-carboxylase] ligase: MAIDVARVRAESRIQEVVWLEEVDSTNTLALQRAGDLQTVMPFLIGTDRQVAGRGRGGNRWWGADGALMFSVGVEMPALGLAVAQWPRFSLITGLAIADALSRCIPAARVGVKWPNDVWLNGRKVCGILIEQVDCVPNRLIVGIGINVNNSFADAPEEQQRIATSMKDIAAESEFSLTDVLLTFLNRWDSLTEELAEGTINLVERWSHACVLSGRPIVVTAGERELTGICAGIDDDGCLLLRTEWTMERCYAGTVRLLD; encoded by the coding sequence ATGGCAATTGATGTGGCTCGAGTGCGAGCCGAATCTCGAATTCAAGAGGTGGTCTGGCTGGAAGAGGTCGATTCGACCAACACGTTAGCGCTGCAGCGCGCGGGTGATCTTCAAACGGTGATGCCGTTTCTGATTGGCACCGATCGGCAAGTCGCCGGCCGCGGTCGTGGTGGGAATCGATGGTGGGGAGCCGATGGGGCACTCATGTTTTCCGTCGGTGTCGAGATGCCGGCTCTGGGGCTCGCAGTGGCACAATGGCCCCGTTTCTCGTTGATTACGGGGTTAGCCATCGCGGATGCACTGTCGAGGTGCATTCCTGCCGCGCGTGTCGGTGTCAAATGGCCGAACGATGTCTGGCTGAACGGTCGCAAGGTGTGCGGAATCTTGATTGAGCAAGTGGATTGCGTGCCGAATCGACTGATTGTCGGGATCGGAATCAATGTCAACAATTCCTTTGCCGATGCTCCGGAAGAACAGCAACGAATCGCGACGTCGATGAAGGACATCGCCGCGGAGTCAGAGTTCTCGCTGACGGATGTGTTGCTCACTTTTCTGAATCGATGGGATTCGCTGACCGAAGAACTGGCAGAAGGAACGATCAATCTGGTGGAACGCTGGTCGCATGCGTGTGTGTTGTCGGGACGACCGATTGTCGTGACGGCGGGTGAGCGAGAGTTGACGGGCATCTGTGCGGGAATTGATGACGACGGTTGTCTGCTGCTGCGGACGGAATGGACGATGGAACGCTGTTACGCAGGGACCGTTCGATTGCTGGACTAG